From Bdellovibrio sp. KM01:
CGCTCTTCGTAAAGTAGCGAAAGTACGTCTTTCTAATGGTTTTGAAGTTATCTCTTACATTCCTGGTATCGGTCACAATCTTCAAGAGCATAGCGTTGTCTTGATCCGTGGTGGTCGTGTGAAGGACTTGCCGGGCGTTCGTTACCATATCGTTCGCGGTGTATTGGATCTTCAAGGTGTTAACGGTCGCCTACGCAGCCGTTCTAAATACGGTACTAAGAGACCTAAGAAATAATAAGGAATTGACACATGTCACGTCGTAAAAAGACCTTTAAAAGAGAAGTAATTCCAGATCCAGTTTTTAAAGATCTAGTTATTGCTAAATTCGTTAATAAAATGATGATCCAAGGTAAAAAAGCTACTGCACAGAAGCTTTTCTACGGAGCATTGAAAGAGCTTGAAGGTAAAGTTGCTGGCGAAGAGCCAATGGCTGTATTCAAAAAAGCCCTTGAAAACTGCAAACCTTCTATCGAAGTTCGTTCTCGCCGTGTAGGTGGAGCGACATACCAAGTTCCAGTTGATGTTCGTCCAACTCGTCGTTTGGCTTTGGCTATGCGTTGGTTGGTAGAATACTCTCGTGAACGTGGCGAAAAAGACTACGCTAAGCGTTTGGCTGGCGAATTCATCGATGCTTACAACAATAGAGGTAACTCTATTAAGAAGAAAGATGAAGTTCACCGTATGGCTGAAGCTAATAAGGCTTTCTCTCACTACAATTGGTAATCTGTTTACATGTCAGCTAAAGATCCAAAAGTTGTAGCTGATCTCAAGTATACTCGTAATATCGGCATCATGGCACACATTGATGCCGGTAAAACGACGACCACCGAGCGCATCCTTTACTACACTGGAAAAAGTCATAAAATTGGTGAAGTTCACGACGGCCAGGCCACTATGGACTGGATGGTTCAAGAACAAGAGCGCGGTATTACAATTACCTCCGCTGCCACTATGGCGTTCTGGAAAGACCACCGCATTAACATTATCGATACTCCGGGGCACGTTGACTTCACTATTGAAGTTGAACGTTCTTTGCGCGTTCTTGATGGTGCGGTAGCAGTGTTCGATGGCGTTAACGGTGTCGAGCCTCAGTCTGAAACTGTCTGGAAGCAAGCTGACAAGTACAAAGTACCAAGAATCTGTTTTATCAATAAAATGGACCGTGTGGGCGCTGATTTTGTGATGTCTTATGGGACAATCAAAGAGCGTCTTCAGGCGAATCCAATCCCAGTTCAAGTTCCAATCGGCATGGAAGATACATTCCGTGGCGTTGTCGATTTGCTAGAAAATCGCGCATACATTTGGACGACATCCGGTATGGGTGACAACTTCGAAATTACCGATGTTCCTAACGACATGAAGGAAGAGATCAATCGCTTCCGCACAGAAGTCGTTGAGAAGATCGTTGAGTTTGACGATGTTCTTCTTGAGAAATATCTCAATGGAGAAGAAGTGACTGTGGCAGAGTTGAAAGCAGCTCTTCGCAAAGGCACTCTTGAATTGAAAGCGTTCCCAGTATTCTGTGGAGCTGCCTTTAAAAACAAAGGTATTCAACCTTTGCTTGATGGTGTGATTGATTACCTTCCATCACCTATCGAAGTTCCGGATATCGTGGGTCACGATCCAGAGCGCCCTGAAAAAGAAATCCTATGCAAAACTGATTTCGACGCCCATGTGGCGGCACTGGCATTCAAAATTGCCAATGATCCGTTCGCAGGTTCTTTGACTTACATCCGTGTTTATTCCGGTGAAGTTAAAATGGGTGATCAACTTTTGAATCCTCGTACTCAGAAAAAAGAGCGTATTCAAAAGCTGGTAAAAATGCATGCGAACTCCCGTGAGGAAGTTGCGAGCTTGAAGGCTGGCGATATCGGTGCGGTGGTTGGTCTTAAGTTCACAGGTACTGGTGATACTCTTTGTGAAACTTCCCATGCAGTTGTTCTTGAATCTATTACTTTCCCAGAGCCAGTTATTGCTGTGGCAATCGAAGCGAAATCTTCTGCTGATCAAGAGAAGATGTTGGCTGGCCTCGAGAAACTTCAAAAAGAAGATCCATCTTGTAAGTTGAGAAATGACCCTGAAACCGGGCAGATCCTTCTTTCGGGAATGGGTGAGCTTCATTTGGATATCCTGGTGGACCGCCTTCTTCGCGAGCACAAAGTGCAGGCGAACGTTGGTAAGCCTCAAGTATCTTACCGCGAAACCATTACGACGGCGGCTTCCGATACTCATGTTTATGAGCGTGAAATTGCCGGCGATATGAACTTCGCATCAGTGAGCTTAACGATTGAGCCGATCTCTCAAGCAGATCACATTCAGTTCGTTAGCAAAGTCTCATTGTCTAAAGAGTTTACAGCTCCGTTCTTAAAGGCGATCGAAAGCGGCTTCCGTGAAGCAGCTGAGGTGGGTCCTTTAGCGAGCTATTCTATGCTAGGTATTAAGGGCACTTTAACAGCTGTTGAAGTTCGTCCAGAAACGTCCACTGAGATGGCTTTCAAGGCCGCGACCTCGTTGGCGTTCAGAGATGCCGTTAAAAAAGCCCAAGTAGAGCTGATGGAGCCGATCTTTAAGCTTGAAGTGACTTGCCCTGATGATTTTGTGGGCAATATCGTGGGCGACTTGAACTCGCGTCGTGGAAAAATTCTCACGATGAATGTGAAGCCAGGGGGCGGGCAGGTTATCTTTGCCGAGGCTCCATTGGCCTCTCTATTCGGTTATGCGACGGACGTGCGCAGTTTAAGCCAGGGTAGAGCAAGTTTCAGCATGGAATTTTTAGAGTACGCCGTGGTCCCTGCAAAGGTGAAAACGGAAATTCTACATAAAATGGGAAGATATTAATTATTTAATTTTTTCCCTTTGACAAAGATTTTTAAAATGCGCATACTCGCGCACTCGTGACATCTATATTTACAAAAAACCCCCCGCGTTTGGTGGACTTATCTAGGCCGCAAGGGCTAATTCGGGGCAAGTTTTCGATGGGATTTGATGTTCAGTTATTAACATTTTTGCTAGTAATTACGCTACCTTACAAAAGAAGAGAAGTGTCCTTATGCAAAGTCAGAAGATTAGAATCAGATTGAAGGCATTCGATCATAAATTGCTTGATCAGTCGACGAAAGAAATCGTTGAGACTGCTCGTCGCACAGGCGCAAAAGTTGCGGGTCCAATTCCCTTGCCTACTCGCATCAATCGCTACACAGTACTTCGTTCTCCACACGTAGATAAAAAATCTCGTGAACAATTCGAAGTAAGAACTCACAAGCGTATGCTTGATATCCTTGAACCTACGCAACAAACAGTAGACCAACTAATGAAGTTGGACCTATCTGCTGGTGTTGACGTTGAAATCAAATTGTCGGCGATCTAGGAGTAAGACGTGAGCGAAACTACAGAAAACACACAAACGTCTGCACAAGGCCTAAAGCTCAATGGCTTGTTTGCATTCAAAGAAGGTATGGCTACCATCTACAATGAACAAGGTGAAGCTATCCCAGTTACAGTTCTTCGTTATGAGCCATGGTTTGTTTCTCAAATCAAAACTAACGAAGCAGATGGTTACGAAGCTATTCAAGTAGCTTGCGAACCTAAAAAAGCTAAAAATTCAAACAAAGCTGAACAAGGTCACCTTAAAGGTGCTGGCTTCGAAAATGGCGCGAGATTCGTAAAAGAACTTCGTCAAGCTATTCCAGAAGGTCTTACAGTAGGCGCGCAAGTATCTATCGACTCTTTGTCTAAAGGTGACACTGTTAAAATGACAGCGAAATCTAAAGGTAAAGGTTTTGCGGGCGTTATGAAGCGTTGGAACTTCGCCGGTGGACCTGGTTCACACGGTTCTAAATTCCACCGTCGTCCGGGTTCTTCTGGTAACAGAACATGGCCAGGCCGTGTAATGCCAGGTAAGAAATTCCCAGGTCATCTTGGTAACGAAACAGTAACTGTTAAGAACGTTGAAATCGTTGAGATCAATCACGCTGAAAACGTAGTTATGGTTAAGGGTCCAGTTCCAGGTGCGAAAAACACTTTGGTGAAATTGGTGAGAGTGTAATATGGCAACAGTAAATGTACTTAACTGGAAAAAAGAAAAAGTTGGATCTATCGATCTTGCTTCTGATGTTTTCGAAACTCCTATTAAAAAAGAAGTTTTGCACACAGTAGTTCAATGGCAATTGGCTAGCCGTCGCCAAGGTACTCACATGACTAAAACAAAAGGTCTAGTGAGTGGTGGTGGTAAAAAGCCTTTCAAACAAAAAGGTACTGGTGGAGCTCGTCAAGGTTCTAGCCGTTCTATCTTGATGCCTGGTGGTGGTACTGCTTTCGGTCCTCAGCCTCGCAGCTACGCGTTCGTACTTCCTAAAAAAGTTCGTCGCTTAGGTTTGAGCATGGCACTTTCTCACCTTCAAAAAGAAGGCAAGTTGTTCGTAGTAGACAGCATGCAATCTGAAGGTAAAACAGCTGAGTTGAGCAAACGTCTTAAAGCGTTCGGCTTGAAAAAAGCAGTTTTGATCGATGCAAATGTTAACGACAAGTTCAATCAAGCTTCAAAAAATCTTCCAACATTCAAATACTTCCCAGTTGAAGGTTTGAACGTGTTTGATCTTTTGAAATACGATGCAGCAGTAATCACTAAAGATTCTGTAGCGAAAATCGTAGATCGCTGCTCAATGGAGAAAGCGTAAGATGAAACAAGTAATTAAAACTCCACTAATCACGGAGAAAAACACATACCACAACGCAGCTGGTGTTTACGTGTTCGAAGTAGATATGAAATCTACAAAAACAGACGTAAAAGCAGCAGTAGAAAAGAACTTCAAAGTTAAAGTGGACAGCGTGAGAACTAGCGTTTGCCGCGGTCACTCTAAAAATTCGAAGTTTGGTGCAACTAAGGTCCCTTACTGGAAAAAAGCTTACGTTAAGCTTGTTGAAGGTGAGAAGATCGCTCTTTTTGAGGGAGTATAGAGATGGGTATCAAGACGTTCGCCCCGCGCTCTCATGGTCGTAGAGGAATGACTGGTTTCGATTTCAAAGAAATCACAAAGACAACTCCAGAGAAGTCTTTGCTTGCTCCTCTTAAGAAACAAGCAGCTCGTAACAATCACGGTCAAATTACTATTCGTCACCAAGGTGGCGGTCATAAACGTAAGTACCGTTTGATTGATTTCAAACGTATTAAACTAGAAGTGCCAGCGAAAGTTGCTGCGATCGAGTACGATCCAAACAGAACTTGCCGTATCGCTCTTCTTAACTATGTAGACGGTCAGAAAGCATACATCATCGCGCCAGTTGGCTTGAATGTAGGCGACACTGTACTTTCTTCAGACAAAGCCGACATCAAACCAGGTAACTCTTTGTCTTTGTCAGCTATCCCTGTTGGTACAGTAATTCACAATATCGAATTGCGCCCAGGTAAAGGTGGTCAAATTTGCAGAGGTGCAGGTGCGAGCGCGACTTTGGCTGGTAAAGGTGATATGTACTGCCAAGTACGTATGCCATCTGGTGAGTTGAAGCAGGTTCTTTCAGTATGCCGCGCTTCTATCGGTCAAGTTGGAAATACTGACAATGAAAATATCAATCTTGGTAAAGCAGGTCGCTCTCGTTGGAGAGGTATCCGTCCTTCAGTTCGTGGTATGCACATGAATCCAGTAGACCATCCATTGGGTGGTGGTGAAGGTGTGGGTAAAGGTCATCATCCTGTAACTCCATGGGGTCAACCATGTAAAGGTTACAAGACAAGACATAATAAGAGAACTGACTCTTCAATCATCAAGAGACGTAAGTAGGAGTAGACTGTGGCACGCTCAATTAAAAAAGGTCCATTTGTTGATTTGTCTGTACAAAAGAAAATCGACAATGCGATCGCAAAAAACGACAAAAAAGTTATTAAAACTTGGTCTCGTCGCTCAACAATTCTTCCAGAAACTATCGGACTTACGTTCGCAGTTCACAACGGTAGAAAGTTCGTTCCAGTTTACATCACTGAGAACATGATTGGTCACAAACTCGGTGAGTTTGCTCCAACTAGAACTTTCCAAGGCCACGCTGAGAAGAAAGCCGCAGCTCCAGCTGCTGCTAAGAAGTAGTAGAGGTTTATAATGGAAGTTAAAGCTAGCCTAAAATACGCAAGAGTAGGTGCCCAAAAGGCAAGACTTGTTGCAGACCTAGTTCGCGGCAAAGACGTGAACGAAGCTGTTAAAACTCTTACTTTCTTGAACAAAAAAACTGCAGGTATGGTAAAGAAACTTATCGAATCTGCTGTTGCTAACGCTGAATACAAAAAAGTTATGGACGTAGATAACTTGGTTGTTAAAGCCATCTGGGTTGATCAAGGTCCGGTTCTTAAGAGATTCCGTCCACGCGCTCAAGGCCGTGCATTCGGTGTTCGTAAGAAAACAAGCCACATCAACGTAGTACTTGAGGAGAAATAATCGTGGGACAAAAGGTTCATCCAATTGGTTTACGCGTTGGTGTTATTAGAACTTGGGACTCTCGCTGGTATGCGAAGGGTAACCAATATTTCGAAAATCTACATGAAGACATCCGCCTAAGAAAATACCTAAAAGGTAAACTTAAGCATGCTGGTGTAGCTAAAATCGAAATGGAACGTGCAGCGAAGAAGATTAAAATCATCATCTCGACTGCTCGCCCAGGTGTTGTTATTGGTAAAAAAGGTACTGGTATTGACGCTCTTAAAGCGGAAGTTCAAAAACTTACACCCAACGAAGTTTTCTTGAGCATCCAAGAAGTGCGCAAGCCAGACCTCGATGCTCAGCTCGTCGCTGAGAGCATTGCTCAACAACTTGAGAAACGTATCTCTTGGAGAAGAGCTCTTAAAAAATCTATTGCAGCTGCGATCAAAGGCGGCGTGAGAGGTATCAAGATCCGTGTTTCCGGTCGTCTTGATGGTGCAGAGATTGCTCGTTCAGAGTGGTACAATGAGAAGAGCGTTCCTCTTCATACATTGCGTGCA
This genomic window contains:
- the rpsL gene encoding 30S ribosomal protein S12, producing MPTINQLIKSERKVQKNQTKSPALVSCPQRRGVCTRVYTTTPKKPNSALRKVAKVRLSNGFEVISYIPGIGHNLQEHSVVLIRGGRVKDLPGVRYHIVRGVLDLQGVNGRLRSRSKYGTKRPKK
- the rpsG gene encoding 30S ribosomal protein S7 — encoded protein: MSRRKKTFKREVIPDPVFKDLVIAKFVNKMMIQGKKATAQKLFYGALKELEGKVAGEEPMAVFKKALENCKPSIEVRSRRVGGATYQVPVDVRPTRRLALAMRWLVEYSRERGEKDYAKRLAGEFIDAYNNRGNSIKKKDEVHRMAEANKAFSHYNW
- the fusA gene encoding elongation factor G, which produces MSAKDPKVVADLKYTRNIGIMAHIDAGKTTTTERILYYTGKSHKIGEVHDGQATMDWMVQEQERGITITSAATMAFWKDHRINIIDTPGHVDFTIEVERSLRVLDGAVAVFDGVNGVEPQSETVWKQADKYKVPRICFINKMDRVGADFVMSYGTIKERLQANPIPVQVPIGMEDTFRGVVDLLENRAYIWTTSGMGDNFEITDVPNDMKEEINRFRTEVVEKIVEFDDVLLEKYLNGEEVTVAELKAALRKGTLELKAFPVFCGAAFKNKGIQPLLDGVIDYLPSPIEVPDIVGHDPERPEKEILCKTDFDAHVAALAFKIANDPFAGSLTYIRVYSGEVKMGDQLLNPRTQKKERIQKLVKMHANSREEVASLKAGDIGAVVGLKFTGTGDTLCETSHAVVLESITFPEPVIAVAIEAKSSADQEKMLAGLEKLQKEDPSCKLRNDPETGQILLSGMGELHLDILVDRLLREHKVQANVGKPQVSYRETITTAASDTHVYEREIAGDMNFASVSLTIEPISQADHIQFVSKVSLSKEFTAPFLKAIESGFREAAEVGPLASYSMLGIKGTLTAVEVRPETSTEMAFKAATSLAFRDAVKKAQVELMEPIFKLEVTCPDDFVGNIVGDLNSRRGKILTMNVKPGGGQVIFAEAPLASLFGYATDVRSLSQGRASFSMEFLEYAVVPAKVKTEILHKMGRY
- the rpsJ gene encoding 30S ribosomal protein S10 yields the protein MQSQKIRIRLKAFDHKLLDQSTKEIVETARRTGAKVAGPIPLPTRINRYTVLRSPHVDKKSREQFEVRTHKRMLDILEPTQQTVDQLMKLDLSAGVDVEIKLSAI
- the rplC gene encoding 50S ribosomal protein L3, with amino-acid sequence MSETTENTQTSAQGLKLNGLFAFKEGMATIYNEQGEAIPVTVLRYEPWFVSQIKTNEADGYEAIQVACEPKKAKNSNKAEQGHLKGAGFENGARFVKELRQAIPEGLTVGAQVSIDSLSKGDTVKMTAKSKGKGFAGVMKRWNFAGGPGSHGSKFHRRPGSSGNRTWPGRVMPGKKFPGHLGNETVTVKNVEIVEINHAENVVMVKGPVPGAKNTLVKLVRV
- the rplD gene encoding 50S ribosomal protein L4, encoding MATVNVLNWKKEKVGSIDLASDVFETPIKKEVLHTVVQWQLASRRQGTHMTKTKGLVSGGGKKPFKQKGTGGARQGSSRSILMPGGGTAFGPQPRSYAFVLPKKVRRLGLSMALSHLQKEGKLFVVDSMQSEGKTAELSKRLKAFGLKKAVLIDANVNDKFNQASKNLPTFKYFPVEGLNVFDLLKYDAAVITKDSVAKIVDRCSMEKA
- the rplW gene encoding 50S ribosomal protein L23 — its product is MKQVIKTPLITEKNTYHNAAGVYVFEVDMKSTKTDVKAAVEKNFKVKVDSVRTSVCRGHSKNSKFGATKVPYWKKAYVKLVEGEKIALFEGV
- the rplB gene encoding 50S ribosomal protein L2 — translated: MGIKTFAPRSHGRRGMTGFDFKEITKTTPEKSLLAPLKKQAARNNHGQITIRHQGGGHKRKYRLIDFKRIKLEVPAKVAAIEYDPNRTCRIALLNYVDGQKAYIIAPVGLNVGDTVLSSDKADIKPGNSLSLSAIPVGTVIHNIELRPGKGGQICRGAGASATLAGKGDMYCQVRMPSGELKQVLSVCRASIGQVGNTDNENINLGKAGRSRWRGIRPSVRGMHMNPVDHPLGGGEGVGKGHHPVTPWGQPCKGYKTRHNKRTDSSIIKRRK
- the rpsS gene encoding 30S ribosomal protein S19, which produces MARSIKKGPFVDLSVQKKIDNAIAKNDKKVIKTWSRRSTILPETIGLTFAVHNGRKFVPVYITENMIGHKLGEFAPTRTFQGHAEKKAAAPAAAKK
- the rplV gene encoding 50S ribosomal protein L22: MEVKASLKYARVGAQKARLVADLVRGKDVNEAVKTLTFLNKKTAGMVKKLIESAVANAEYKKVMDVDNLVVKAIWVDQGPVLKRFRPRAQGRAFGVRKKTSHINVVLEEK
- the rpsC gene encoding 30S ribosomal protein S3; its protein translation is MGQKVHPIGLRVGVIRTWDSRWYAKGNQYFENLHEDIRLRKYLKGKLKHAGVAKIEMERAAKKIKIIISTARPGVVIGKKGTGIDALKAEVQKLTPNEVFLSIQEVRKPDLDAQLVAESIAQQLEKRISWRRALKKSIAAAIKGGVRGIKIRVSGRLDGAEIARSEWYNEKSVPLHTLRADIDYGTAEALTAYGIIGLKVWIYKGDILSAREVEEAGRVKS